CGACCGGCTGCCCGTGTCGATAGGCCAGGACCGAGGTGTCCAGCCCGCCGACCCGGCCGATGCCGGCCAACAGCGCGGCCACTTCCGGTTCGGTGTACGGCGTCCAACCCCAATGGGCGTGAAACGTGTCATTGAAGGTGGCGGTAAACTCGGCCACCCGGCGCTCCGGCGGCACCTGATGCAGGGGCACAATCTCATAGCCCGCCCGACGCACGTCTTGCAGCGTTCCGGTCCAGCCCGAGACCAGGGTCGGATTCACCGCGATCTTGTAATCGACATAGCTCTGTTCCGAGACAAAGCCGGCGTCTTTCAGCACGGCGTGATAGTACGGCGGGTTATAGCGCAGAATACGTGGCGGGAGCGGTTCATAGGCATCGATCACAAACGGAAACTCCAACAGGCCCGATCCCGCCCGGGCAGCCTCCAACCCCTGCGCTTCGAGCCAGGCACATGCCGCGTCCATCAGCAGACGGACCGCCTCACGGGCGTCGGGCAGGGCTTCAAACAGACACAGATGGCCGAGCCGCTCCTGCCAGTGGGCGGTGTAGCGGGCGTCGGAGACCGCCAGCACCCGGGCCACGATGCGCGGCCCATCCCGGACCACAAACGGCCGCAGGCGGCGGTCGGCGGCAAACGGACTGTGACCGCTCAGAATCGACAGCTGGAAGCGCACCGGGGCCGGCCAGCGGGCCGTTCGGTAAGCGTAGACCTGATCGTAGAACTGGATGAACTCGGTCAGCGCCGGTCTGGAGTCCGGCACCTCGACCCGCAGGGGCGGCATACCACCCTCCTCCTGTGCTCTTCGTCGCTTGTCTCATTTATGCCCAAAACGTGGCGGTCGTAAACCAGACCGAGGATAAATAGCCCCGGCCGTGTTAGACCTGGTGTCCAAAGGTTCCAGGAGACAAGGGGAGCGGCATGAAACACAACATCGCCAGGTTCGTTGTTGTACAGCTCGGCGTTTTCGCCCTTGGTGTCTGCCAGGCGGTCTGGGCGGCACCCAGCGCGCAGGAAAAATCCGTCGGTCCGGCAACGGAACAGACCGTTCAGGCGAACAACGGCTTTGCCATGACGCTCTACCGGCGTCTGTCTCAAGAACACCACAAGGACAATCTGTTTTTTTCGCCCTACTCCCTGTTCAGTGCGCTGGGTATGACCCTGGAAGGGGCACGCGGAGAAACCGCTCGACAAATGGGTGAAGTCTTGCGCTTCCCCGCAGATCTCCGACACGCCGACAGCAACGAACAGCCCTGGGATACCGCCGTCATCCATACCGGCGTGGCGGACCTCAAACAACGTCTGAGCGGCGGCCCGACAGATCCGATCCAGGCCCGAGACATCAGGAGCAGAATCACCAGCCTGGAAGACGAACTCGACGCCCTCAACCGACAGCTGGAACAGCGCTCACGCCATGCACAGACGGAGACGGAGCGGCGCGCCATATCTGTTGCGGCTGAACTCAACACCCTGCGCCAACAGGTGAACCAGTATGAACTCCGCGTTGCGAACGCCCTGTGGGGCGAACAGACGTTTCCCTTTCGTCCGCAGTTCGCGCGGGCCCTCCAGCGGGCTTATGGAGCGAGCAGCTTTCCGGTTGATTTTCTCCAGGCTCCAGATATCGCCCGTCTCCACATCAATGCCTGGACAGCACAGCAGACGAAAAACCTGATTCGGAATATGCTCCCGCCGGGAAGTGTGGATCGGACAACCCGCCTGGTGCTGACAAACGCGATTTACTTCAAAGGCACGTGGGCGAAACCCTTTCAGAAACAGTCCACCGAGACGGCAGACTTCACGCTGTTTGACGGATGCCGGACACCGGTCCAGTTGATGAGCGCTCAGCAGAGGCGTTTTCGGTATGCCGAACTCATGCCTGACAGCACACCACGAGAGCCCATTCCTGGCGACGAAGCCCCGGGCTGGACCCTGCCCCCCAATCCCGACGGCTTTCAACTGTTGGAGCTGCCGTACCGTGGCAACACGCTGTCAATGCTCATCATCTTGCCTCGCCGGCACGACGCCATACACGAGCTCGAACACCGCCTCACAGCCGAAGCCTTAGCGACTTGGCTGGGACGGCTGTCTGTCCAGGACGTGCACGTCTCTCTGCCCAGGTTCAGGCTGGAAACCAGCTACAGTCTCACCAAGACACTGTCCGCCCTCGGCATGCCGGCCGCCTTTCAAGCGGGCGGATTCACCGGGATGAGTGACGCCCCGCAGGCGTCTCGGCTGGCCCTCTCGCAGGTCGCCCACAAGGCATTTGTGCGCGTCGATGAGGAAGGGACCGAAGCCGCGGCAGCGAGCGCAATCACAGTCAGGACAACCTCGATACGGCTCCCGCCACCAACCCCGGTCTTTCGGGCCGACCGCCCCTTTGTCTTTCTCATTCGTGACAATCAGACCGAAGCGGTGCTGTTCCTGGGGCGGGTCATGCGGCCACAGGACTCATGATGGGCTCGTCCGGTTGACCGGCGGGTCCGCAGCAGCGCCCGGAGAAGGGCGCTCCCGCTCAAGGTGCCTGACAATATCCTCGACCGCCCGCAGCACGCTCGGCCCGTCGCCCTCGGCCGTGCCTGGGGCAAAACGCACCTGCTCGCATACGCTCAGAACCTCGGCCACGCGCTCCACGCAGTCGGCCGACACCCCGCGCGCCGCCACCGTCCCGGGCTCGATCCGACCCGGCGGCAGGTCGAGCTTGGCCGCCAGGTAGTCTTGCAGGGTGTGCGACAGCAGCGCATACAACGCGGCCGAGTCGGACTCGGCGAGCGCCTGCTCAGCCGCCCGCAGCCCGTGGCGGGCCTGCTTACCGGCCCGAGCGAAACGCGCGTAGCGGGCATCGCCGCTCAAACGCCGGCGGCGGCGGTCGTAGCACACGGCCGCGCCCAACAGGCCCAACGGCACGACGTGCCACAGCCAGAAAACCGGGCTGCGATACCAGGCTCGGCCGGGACTGTGGAAACGACCCAACTCATCCTTGATGTACACGATATCCTGGCCCAGCTGTTCTGTCTGAGTCGGCAATCCGCCCACCAGCGTCCCGGCCGGCTCGTCGGGGGCGGGCCGCAGCAGGAGACGAATCGGCTGGCTGCTGAGCGTCCGGTATTGAGCTGTCTCAGGATCGAAATAGCTGAAGTGGACGGCGGGAATGGCGTCAAGCGTCTCGTCCTGGGGAATCAGCACCTGCTCAAAGACGGTGGTATCCGGGTCGGGCTGATCCATCTGGGGGGTATAGGTCCGGAAACCCTCGGTGTTGGCCAGACTCGGCAGCTGGGCGTCGGTCACCCGGCCGGTGCCGCTCAGCAACATGCGCAGAGTAAGCGGGTCACCGACCCGCAGCTGGGTTGGCTCGGCCGTCACGTCCAACTCGAACTGTCCAACCGCCCCGGAAAACGTGGCCGGGCGACCCGCTTGCGGCAGCGGTCGCACGCGCAGGCTGAGCAGCTCGGAGCGCAGCGTCCGGAGCCGGCGCTCCGTCCCAAACAGGGAATCGGAAAAAAACCGGTCAAACAGGTTGGGCGAGGCAGACGGAGTCCGGCGGATCACATTCAGCTGGAGCGAGGCCGGACCCAGCTCGATTGTGCCCGAGCGCAGCGGCACGAGCGTCGTCCGAAAGCGCAGCACGCGAAACACCCGGTCGCCCACAGTCCGCCGTTGCCTGACCGGTTCTTCAAACGGCTCGAGCGCCACCCCGTCTCCGGGCAGGAGCGGATACTGAGCATCGGCAACCCGCACGCCGCCGACGTACAGGCTCACCTCGAGCGGCACGCGCTGGTGCAGAAAGACCTCGTGCCGAGGGGTCGTGATCTCGAGCCACACGTCCTTCCCAGTCTGGCCGGGCCGAGCACGTGCCCCCCGGTCGGGCGAGGTCGGACGGCCGGCCCGAATCTCGACCTCGACCGTTTCCGTCTGATACTCCCGCCCCTGGTGTTCGACCCGAAATGGCCCGAGCGTGAAACGGCCCTCCTTGCGCGCCCGCAGCGTATAGCGATGCTGCACCGAGGCGCTGTAGCGATTGTTAACGATCGACATCCGGGTCGAGGGACCGACATAGCTGGCATCGAAGGCGTCCAGACCGCTCAGCGCGGGCGGCTCGACATCTTGCGCCCCCTGGACCTCAATCACCAGCGTCAGCGACTCTCCCTGCTCGGCCTGTTGGGGGCTGATATCCGCCCGGACCCGAATATCCGCCCAGGCTGGCGAGACCCCCAGGCCGAGCAGGAGGACGGCCAACCCCATCCTGAGCGCCCGGCCCCCCATTACCAGTCCTCCAGAGGCTCGGCCACAACGCCGCCCTGGGCCTGACGGATGAATTCCTCGGCACCCAGCTCTTCGCTCTTGGCGGTGTCAATCAGCGCCGAGGCTTCTTCTTCCGACAAGTCCGGCTTGTCCCGCTGCTGCTCGCCACCACGGTCCGGCTGCTGCTCAGGAGCCGATTCCTGAGGGCGTTCGGGGCGGGCTGTATGGCGGTCCTGACCCGCGTCCCGGTCGGGCTGTTGCTCGGGCTGATTGCGACCCTGCCGGTCGGGCGGCGGCTGGTTCTGCGGCTGATTCTGTTGCTGGTTCTGCATCCGCTCTTTGAGCTGTTCGATTTTTCTGGCCACCAGCTCGTAGTTGAACTTGGCGTCCTGATCGCTGGGATCGAGGCCGAGCGCACGACGATAGGCGGCTTGCGCTGCGGTGTAGGCCTCAAGTGCAGCCTGGGGCTGGGCGGCTTCTGCGGCGGCTCCGAGCTGATACTGGGTATTGCCCAGATTATAGGCCGTCCGGGCGGTGCGGGGCTGGGCGTCGTCCTCGCCCGGCACCCGGGCAAAGGAGGACAGGGCCGCGTCATAGTTGCCGGCTTTGTAATGCGCGGCTCCCATATTGAAGTTGAGCAGGGGAGAGTCCGGGTCGTCGACCAAGACCTGGCCGTAGCGCGTCAGCGCTTCCTCGAACTGCCCGGCGTCAAACAGGCGGTTGCCCTCTACGATCGCGTCGCGGACCGGGTCGAGCCAAGCGAGATTACTGATCGCCAGACCCACATACACCACCAAGCGTATCGTGGTCCTCAGATTTGTGGCGTGTCTCTTCCTATGCGGCTGCACCTCATCCTCCTGTGGCGAACCGGCCGCGCCGGGTCGTCTTCGGTCTGAGCACGGGCAGTACGGCTTCGAGTCCCAGCAGCAGCAGGGCGCCAAGCAGCGGCCACTGAAAGCGCTGGTGGAAACGCCGCTCCACGCTGCTGGTCAGGGTCCGGCCTTCGAGACGAGCGATATAGCGGCGGTACACCTCGTCCAGACCCAGACTGTGGCCGGCGGCGTAAATATAGGCCCCGCCGGTCGTAATGGCGATGTCCTGCAGGCCGCGGGCCTCGAGGCGTGACTTCACAATCCGGCCCTGACGATCCTTCACAAACGTGGACTGCCCATCCTCGCTGACCACGATCAGCTCGCCCTCCGGGGTGCCGATCCCGACCGGATAAATCCGAATCCCCCTGTCGCGCGCCTGCTGGGCGGCGGCCTCGACCTGGCCCTCGTGGTCTTCACCGTCTGTTATGATCACCAGTATCGCGTCCTCGCCGGAGCGACCCTCAAATGCCTCAATCCCAGTCCGAATCGCGGCCGCCAGCGAGGTCCCACCCTTGGGAATGATACCGACCTCGACGGCGCGTAGATTTTCGGCGAACGCCCCGTAGTCCAGGGTCAGGGGGCACTGGACAAAGGCCGAACCGGCAAATGGCACCAGACCCAGCCGGTCGCCGCGCAGCTGCCCGATCAGATCCTCAATCGCCAGCTTGGCGCGTTCCAGCCGGTTAGGCTTGATATCCTGGGCCAGCATGCTGCGCGAGGTGTCGAGCGCAATGACGATATCCACCCCGCGCCGCTCAATCGTCTCCCAGCTCAAGCCCCACTGCGGGCCGGCCAGGGCGATCAACAACAGGCTCACGACCCCCAGCATCAGACCGGCCCGCCATAGCTGACGACGATCATCCAGGCGGGGCGACAGCGCCGGTACCAGGCTGGCCAGCAGGTGCGCCTGGGCGAAACGCAGCAGCGCGCGGCGGCGCCGGATGACAGCCCACCACAGGCCCGCGCCGAGCAGCGGCACGAGCGTCAGCAACCACAGGAGATGTGGGGCACGCCAGCTCATCAGGGCAGTTCTCGCAACAGGCTATGCCGCAGGCCGATTTCAAGACCAAGCAGGACCAGGGCCGGGACCAGCAGCCAGGGGTAGAGTTCGTCATAGTCGAGGTAGCGGGGCGCCTCAAACGTGGTGCGTTCGAGCTGATCGATCGTCTGGTAGATGTCTCTGAGGCTCTGGGTGTCAGTTGCGCGGAAATACCGGCCGCCGGTCGTAGCGGCGATCTGGCTCAGGGTCTGCTCGTCAATATCCACCTGGACCGGGCGGTAGACCAGGTTCCCAAAGGCGTCGCGGGCCGGATATGGCGCCATGCCCTTTGTCCCGGCCCCGATGGTATAGACCTTGATACCGAGCGCCCGGGCAGCCTCGGCCGCAGTCAGGGGAGAAATTTTTCCGGCGTTGTTCTGGCCGTCGGTCAACAGGATCACCACCGCGCTCTTGGCCGCTGTCTGTTCGAGGCGACCAACCGCAGTGGTCAGGGCCGAGCCGATCGCCGTTCCGTCTTCGATCATACCGATCCTGGCTCGCTCAAGGTTGCGCAACAGCCAGCCGTGATCCAGGGTCAGCGGACACTGGGTATACGGCCGGGCGCTGAACAAGACCAGTCCGATCCGGTCGCCCGGCCGCTCGGTCACAAAGTCTCTGACCACCGACTTGACCACATCGAGACGGCTGACGCGACGCCCGTCCAGGCGAAAATCCTCAGACCGCATGCTGCCCGAGATATCGACGCTCAGCACAATATCGATCCCAGCCCCGACATACCGGCTCTCGGCCTTGCCGAGCTGGGGCCGGGCCAGGGCCAGACTGAGCAGAACGAGGACCAGGCCGCGTACGACCGGCACGACCCAACGCCAGCGCTGGCGGCCACCCGTCGGCAGGCCGCGCAGCAGGCTGAGGCTGGGGTAGCGCACGGCCGCTCCATAGCCCGCCCGCCAGCGCCAGACGAAGAGGAGGGGAATGAGGATCAACAGGACCAGGGCCCACGGATCATGAAGGCGCATCCGACACCTCGGTCGCGGCCGCCCCAGGGCTATTGTGGGGGTGTTGATCCTGGGGCGGCTGGGTTTCTTCGACAAAACGCCGGGCGGCCTGGTAGGCGGCTTCGCTCTCCTCCAGCCCCGGCCGGTGACGGGCAAATTTCACCAGATCGGCCTGGGACAGAAACTCGGCCAGCCGCTCTTGCTGTATGGGGCTGAGTTGGTGGTCGCGGGCGGCGGCGGACAAGAATTCTTCAGTCGTCATCTCGGGCGCTCGGAGATTGAGGCCGTCTTCCAGATACTCCCGCACGATGGCGGACAGACTCACGTAATACGTCTCAAACTGTTGCTTTTCAATCAGTCCCCGGGCGTGCAGTCGGCGTAGGGCTTCCAGCGCCAGCTGAGAGGCGGGCGGGACGGGTGGGGCCACGGCTGGAGCGGGACGCCTGAGGTAGAAAAACAGTCCACCGCCGAGCCCGGCCAGTATCAGCCCGGCGACCGCCACCAGCCCGTACGGCCGCCAATCAAAGGGCAGAGCTTCCGGAGGCTTGATATCCTGCAGGGTCGGGTTCTGGCCGGCCTCGGCCAGCAGACTGAGGACCGCGATCGAGACATCCTCGCCATCGATCCGCTTCCGCTCACCGCCCGGCTGTCGATAGCGGATCGTCGGACCGGGCAGCAGGTGCTGGCCAGTCTCGAACGTCGTCAGCCGAAACCAGCGGCCCGTCACCACCCGGCCGTTTTCGGTCCGGGGCGGCAGCTCGCCAAAATCGAGGACCGTGAAATCGCCTACCTGCTCGCCCAGCAGCGGGATCTCGACCTCGACACCGGCCGCCGCGGTCACGCTGATGGTGTAGCGGATGGGATCACCGATCGTCACCTCGGTCCGGTCAACGCTGACGCTGACGGACGGCGCCTCGGTCTGATCGGCCGCAGCTGGGTCGAACGCGGCTCCGCCCCACACGACGAGCAGGCCGAACACGACAAAGAGGAAACGTGTCAACAGTCCAGGCAGGGAAGGACGACACGTTTCCTCTTTCCAGCCGGGCCACAGACCCCGACCTGTCCGGGTGCTCGGCTTCACCGGCTGCCCCTCTCCTGGCGTCGCTCGCGCAGGCGAAAGAAGCGCAGCAGCGCCTCAACGTAGGGCCGGTCGGTGCGGACGGCAATCGTATCCATGTCCACCCCGTGCAACAAACGGGCGCGCTGGCGGCGAGCTTCCTCAGCCTGGCGTGCAAACGCCTGCCGGACGCGCCGACTGCCCGTATCAACCAGCAGCCGCTCGCCGGTCTCGGCATCCTCGAAGACCATCAGCCCGACATCGGGCAGCGTCCGCTCGCGCGGGTCGTCCAGCACCACCCCGATCACGTCGTGGCGCCGATTGGCGATCTTGAGTGCCGGGCCGGCCCCGGCGTCCAGAAAATCGGAAATCACGAACACTACCCCACGGCGCTTGCTGACCCGGTTGAGGTGTTCGAGCGCGGCGGCGATATGCGTCCCCGTGTGCTGGGCCTGAAAAGACAAGACCTCACGGATGACCCGCAGCACATGGCGGGTGCCCTTCTTGGGCGCCAGGCTCAGTTCGACCCGATCACTGAAAATCACCAGACCAACCTTGTCGTTATTGCTGATCGCCGAAAAGGCGAACAGGGCGGCCATCTCGGCCGCCATTTCGCTCTTGAGCTGAGAGACCGTGCCAAAACGGGTCGAGGCGCTGGCATCGACCAGAACCATCACCGTCAGCTCGCGCTCTTCGACAAAGCGTTTGACGTGCGGGATTCCGGTCCGGGCGGTGACGTTCCAGTCGATCGCCCGAATATCGTCGCCCGGCAGATAGTGGCGGACCTCGGAGAACTCCATGCCCTGGCCCTTGAACGCGCTCTGGTACTGGCCGGCAAACAGATCGCTGACCAGATGGCTCGTCCGCACGTGGATCTTGCGCACGGTTGTGAGTTGTTCGGTACGAAGAGGAAACGGGTCCTCCTCTCCTGGATATAAGGGTGACACGTTTCCTCGTCTCAGCATGACGGCCCTCGTCGGTCCCGGCTCGCGTGCCCACCCGGCCTAGGGCACCGGCACGCCATCCAGAATCCGCTCCACGATGCGGTCCGAGCTGATGTCTTCGGCCTCGGCCTCGTAGGTCACGATCACCCGGTGGCGCAACACGTCCGGGGCGAGCGATTTCACGTCTTGGGGGGTCACATAGCCGCGCCCGTCGAGCAGGGCGTGGGCCTTGGCGGCGAGCGTCAGATACAGGGTCGCCCGCGGCGAGGCGCCGTACTGAATGAACCGTTGCAGGTCGAGCTGGTAGGCTGCGGGTTCGCGGGTGGCAAAGATCAGGTCGAGAATATAGTCCTTGATTTTGTCATCGAGGTAGATGTGATCGACCAGGCGCCGCAGCCGGACGATGTCGTCCGTGGTCAGCACGGTCCGGACGCCTGGATGCTCGGCAGTCGAGGCCATCAGCTCCAGAATGCGGCGCTCTTCCTCTTTTGACGGATAGCTGACCCACACCTTGAGCATGAAGCGATCCACCTGAGCCTCGGGCAACGGGTAGGTGCCTTCCTGTTCAATCGGGTTCTGGGTCGCCAGGACCAGGAACGGCGCGGGCAGCGGGTAGGTTTCTTCGCCGATGGTCACCTGACGCTCCTGCATGGCTTCGAGCAGGGCGCTCTGCACCTTTGCCGGCGCGCGGTTGATTTCGTCGGCCAGCACGATGTTGGCAAAAATCGGCCCTTTCTTGGTGGTAAAGCTGCCGTCGCGCGGACTGTACACCAGGGTGCCGATCAAATCGGCCGGCAACAGATCGGGGGTGAATTGCAGGCGCTGGAAGCTGGCGCTCAGGGTCTGGGCCAGGGTCTTGACCGACAGGGTCTTGGCCAAACCCGGTACGCCTTCGAGCAGGACGTGGCCGTTGGCCAGCAGGCCGACCAGCAGACGCTCGATCAGCGCCTGCTGGCCAACAATCACCCGACCGATTTCTTCCCGCAGCCGGGTGAGCGCGGGCGCCTGGGCCTGCACCTGCTCGTTGAGCGCGGTGATGCCAACGGCCGCCTGCTCATGCTCGACAACACGATCCTCATCCATAGTGTGTAACGCTCCTCCGCTCGCCGACCGGCCTGCGCGGACGGGGCGGTGTGACATTTGCCTCTGCCGCCGTCCTCATCCCGGTCTGTTCCAGCCTCGCCCGTCTTATGCTTGACAATGCCCAGGGGGGTGTATACGAACAGGGCACGCTCAGGCTCTCCATCATGACCAGACAACCATATCTCAGCCAAATGTAGGGGATGTATGCACATTCTTCAATCTCCTCGGTCACCAAAGGGCAGCGTTTTGTCCGACGAGAATCTTTTGTTCACACGATCTCCTTTGCCTGGGGCCGGTCTCCCAGATGTGGCCCGTCAACGTGGCTCATCCGGTGTGTTCCGTCCACGGCTCAGGCTGTACCCCTGGGTCGTGCTGGTCGCGCTGTGTGTGGCCGGAGTCCTGCCGGGCATCGTCCCGCAGGCGCGGGCTGCGGCAAAGTCGGTCGTTGAGATTGCCCAAAATACGATGCCCGCGGTCGTCAATATTTCGACCACCCAAAAACCCGGGTCGCGCTCTCAGGGGCGCCGTCAGTTTCCCCCGACGCCCGGTCCGTTTGGCCCGGGCGACCCGTTTGGCGAATTCTTTCGGCGGTTTGGTCCGGAGCGTCCGCCTTCGGGCAGGCAACGCGGCGTGGGGTCTGGTTTTATCATCAGCCAGGACGGCTATATCGTCACCAACAATCACGTCATCGACGGGGCAGACACGATCACCGTCCGCATGTCTGACGAGGAAGAGTACCAGGCCACAAAAATCGGCTCAGACGAAAAGACGGATCTGGCGCTGATCAAGATCGAACCCGACCAGCCCCTGCCGAGCGTTCCCTTTGGACAGTCGGCCGGTCTTGAAGTCGGCAACTGGGTGATCGCCATCGGCAATCCGTTCGGGCTGAGCCAGACCGTCACACTCGGGATTGTGAGCGCCAAGGGACGGGTCATCGGCGCCGGCCCATACGACGATTTCATTCAAACCGACGCGTCCATCAATCCCGGCAATTCCGGGGGTCCGCTGCTCAACCTGCAAGGCGAGGTCGTCGGGGTCAACACGGCCATCTACAGCCGCATCGGCGGCAACATCGGCATTGGCTTCGCCATCCCGATTGATCTGGCCAAGTCGATTGTCCAGCAGCTGCAAGAAAAAGGCGCGGTCACCCGTGGCTGGCTGGGAGTGATGATTCAGGCCGTCACCCCGGAGTTGGCGCAGTCGTTTGACCTGGCCGAACCCAAAGGCGCCCTGGTGGCCGAGGTGACGCCCGACAGCCCGGCCCACAAAGCGGGTCTGGAGCGGGGGGACATCATCGTCGACTTTAACCAAACGGAGATCGGCGATTCGCGTGAACTGCCCGCTCTCGTTGCCCAGACCCCGGTCGGGACACAGGCAAAAGTCGGCGTCCTGCGCGGCGGCAAAAGCCAAACCCTGACGGTCACCCTGGGCGAACTCCAGGATGAGCAGGTCCAGCTCGCCGGCGGTGAAGCCGGCACCCGCAACTGGGGCATGACTGTTGCCGACATCACGCCCGAGATCCGCCGGCAGCTCCAGCTCGACGCCGCTCAGACAGGTATCGTCGTATCCGAGGTCGAGCCGGGCAGCGCGGCCCAGCGAGCTGGGATTCAGCGCGGGGATGTCATCGAGGAGGTCAACCGCCAGGCCGTGACATCGGTCGGCGAGTTCACGACCATCCTGTCTGAGATGGACGAGAAGGGCAGTCTGCTGCTCCTGGTGCGCCGCAACGACTTCACCTCCTTCTTTGCCCTGCGCCAGGAAGACTGAGGTACGGCTGTCGAATTGGCGCGGCAGCGTCAGCTCTCGAAGCTGGAAGCGCAGGGATTGAGACAGGGCTTCGAATATACGCACGAATCGGCCTGGAATACGCTGAAGGACTTTCTTGAGGAG
This window of the Desulfurellaceae bacterium genome carries:
- a CDS encoding DegQ family serine endoprotease; amino-acid sequence: MFRPRLRLYPWVVLVALCVAGVLPGIVPQARAAAKSVVEIAQNTMPAVVNISTTQKPGSRSQGRRQFPPTPGPFGPGDPFGEFFRRFGPERPPSGRQRGVGSGFIISQDGYIVTNNHVIDGADTITVRMSDEEEYQATKIGSDEKTDLALIKIEPDQPLPSVPFGQSAGLEVGNWVIAIGNPFGLSQTVTLGIVSAKGRVIGAGPYDDFIQTDASINPGNSGGPLLNLQGEVVGVNTAIYSRIGGNIGIGFAIPIDLAKSIVQQLQEKGAVTRGWLGVMIQAVTPELAQSFDLAEPKGALVAEVTPDSPAHKAGLERGDIIVDFNQTEIGDSRELPALVAQTPVGTQAKVGVLRGGKSQTLTVTLGELQDEQVQLAGGEAGTRNWGMTVADITPEIRRQLQLDAAQTGIVVSEVEPGSAAQRAGIQRGDVIEEVNRQAVTSVGEFTTILSEMDEKGSLLLLVRRNDFTSFFALRQED
- a CDS encoding protein BatD; amino-acid sequence: MGGRALRMGLAVLLLGLGVSPAWADIRVRADISPQQAEQGESLTLVIEVQGAQDVEPPALSGLDAFDASYVGPSTRMSIVNNRYSASVQHRYTLRARKEGRFTLGPFRVEHQGREYQTETVEVEIRAGRPTSPDRGARARPGQTGKDVWLEITTPRHEVFLHQRVPLEVSLYVGGVRVADAQYPLLPGDGVALEPFEEPVRQRRTVGDRVFRVLRFRTTLVPLRSGTIELGPASLQLNVIRRTPSASPNLFDRFFSDSLFGTERRLRTLRSELLSLRVRPLPQAGRPATFSGAVGQFELDVTAEPTQLRVGDPLTLRMLLSGTGRVTDAQLPSLANTEGFRTYTPQMDQPDPDTTVFEQVLIPQDETLDAIPAVHFSYFDPETAQYRTLSSQPIRLLLRPAPDEPAGTLVGGLPTQTEQLGQDIVYIKDELGRFHSPGRAWYRSPVFWLWHVVPLGLLGAAVCYDRRRRRLSGDARYARFARAGKQARHGLRAAEQALAESDSAALYALLSHTLQDYLAAKLDLPPGRIEPGTVAARGVSADCVERVAEVLSVCEQVRFAPGTAEGDGPSVLRAVEDIVRHLERERPSPGAAADPPVNRTSPS
- a CDS encoding DUF58 domain-containing protein — protein: MLRRGNVSPLYPGEEDPFPLRTEQLTTVRKIHVRTSHLVSDLFAGQYQSAFKGQGMEFSEVRHYLPGDDIRAIDWNVTARTGIPHVKRFVEERELTVMVLVDASASTRFGTVSQLKSEMAAEMAALFAFSAISNNDKVGLVIFSDRVELSLAPKKGTRHVLRVIREVLSFQAQHTGTHIAAALEHLNRVSKRRGVVFVISDFLDAGAGPALKIANRRHDVIGVVLDDPRERTLPDVGLMVFEDAETGERLLVDTGSRRVRQAFARQAEEARRQRARLLHGVDMDTIAVRTDRPYVEALLRFFRLRERRQERGSR
- a CDS encoding VWA domain-containing protein: MSWRAPHLLWLLTLVPLLGAGLWWAVIRRRRALLRFAQAHLLASLVPALSPRLDDRRQLWRAGLMLGVVSLLLIALAGPQWGLSWETIERRGVDIVIALDTSRSMLAQDIKPNRLERAKLAIEDLIGQLRGDRLGLVPFAGSAFVQCPLTLDYGAFAENLRAVEVGIIPKGGTSLAAAIRTGIEAFEGRSGEDAILVIITDGEDHEGQVEAAAQQARDRGIRIYPVGIGTPEGELIVVSEDGQSTFVKDRQGRIVKSRLEARGLQDIAITTGGAYIYAAGHSLGLDEVYRRYIARLEGRTLTSSVERRFHQRFQWPLLGALLLLGLEAVLPVLRPKTTRRGRFATGG
- a CDS encoding serpin family protein — encoded protein: MKHNIARFVVVQLGVFALGVCQAVWAAPSAQEKSVGPATEQTVQANNGFAMTLYRRLSQEHHKDNLFFSPYSLFSALGMTLEGARGETARQMGEVLRFPADLRHADSNEQPWDTAVIHTGVADLKQRLSGGPTDPIQARDIRSRITSLEDELDALNRQLEQRSRHAQTETERRAISVAAELNTLRQQVNQYELRVANALWGEQTFPFRPQFARALQRAYGASSFPVDFLQAPDIARLHINAWTAQQTKNLIRNMLPPGSVDRTTRLVLTNAIYFKGTWAKPFQKQSTETADFTLFDGCRTPVQLMSAQQRRFRYAELMPDSTPREPIPGDEAPGWTLPPNPDGFQLLELPYRGNTLSMLIILPRRHDAIHELEHRLTAEALATWLGRLSVQDVHVSLPRFRLETSYSLTKTLSALGMPAAFQAGGFTGMSDAPQASRLALSQVAHKAFVRVDEEGTEAAAASAITVRTTSIRLPPPTPVFRADRPFVFLIRDNQTEAVLFLGRVMRPQDS
- a CDS encoding tetratricopeptide repeat protein; this translates as MQPHRKRHATNLRTTIRLVVYVGLAISNLAWLDPVRDAIVEGNRLFDAGQFEEALTRYGQVLVDDPDSPLLNFNMGAAHYKAGNYDAALSSFARVPGEDDAQPRTARTAYNLGNTQYQLGAAAEAAQPQAALEAYTAAQAAYRRALGLDPSDQDAKFNYELVARKIEQLKERMQNQQQNQPQNQPPPDRQGRNQPEQQPDRDAGQDRHTARPERPQESAPEQQPDRGGEQQRDKPDLSEEEASALIDTAKSEELGAEEFIRQAQGGVVAEPLEDW
- a CDS encoding MoxR family ATPase, which produces MDEDRVVEHEQAAVGITALNEQVQAQAPALTRLREEIGRVIVGQQALIERLLVGLLANGHVLLEGVPGLAKTLSVKTLAQTLSASFQRLQFTPDLLPADLIGTLVYSPRDGSFTTKKGPIFANIVLADEINRAPAKVQSALLEAMQERQVTIGEETYPLPAPFLVLATQNPIEQEGTYPLPEAQVDRFMLKVWVSYPSKEEERRILELMASTAEHPGVRTVLTTDDIVRLRRLVDHIYLDDKIKDYILDLIFATREPAAYQLDLQRFIQYGASPRATLYLTLAAKAHALLDGRGYVTPQDVKSLAPDVLRHRVIVTYEAEAEDISSDRIVERILDGVPVP
- a CDS encoding VWA domain-containing protein, with product MRLHDPWALVLLILIPLLFVWRWRAGYGAAVRYPSLSLLRGLPTGGRQRWRWVVPVVRGLVLVLLSLALARPQLGKAESRYVGAGIDIVLSVDISGSMRSEDFRLDGRRVSRLDVVKSVVRDFVTERPGDRIGLVLFSARPYTQCPLTLDHGWLLRNLERARIGMIEDGTAIGSALTTAVGRLEQTAAKSAVVILLTDGQNNAGKISPLTAAEAARALGIKVYTIGAGTKGMAPYPARDAFGNLVYRPVQVDIDEQTLSQIAATTGGRYFRATDTQSLRDIYQTIDQLERTTFEAPRYLDYDELYPWLLVPALVLLGLEIGLRHSLLRELP
- a CDS encoding nucleotidyltransferase substrate binding protein is translated as MARQRQLSKLEAQGLRQGFEYTHESAWNTLKDFLEERGVQNLYGSRDTTRAAFRTGLIENGETWMAMIQSR